CATCGAGGTGGCGGGCACGGAATTCGTGGGTCTCGTCCCTCAGCAGGCCTTGCTCGATGTGGTCCAGCAGGCGCTCCTTGTCGAGCGCTTCGATGGCACGCAGATTTTGGAGATGCGTCTCGAGGCCAACGAGTCCCGCGAGGCGGTCGGCAGGCTCACTGCTCCAGCACCGATTCCGGCTCAGACGAAGGAAAAGCCTGCCGTCGGCAAAACGTCGGTTCCGGAGGGTGCAGGAGTCGAAGGTCAGACGTTGACCGGCGGGAGCGTCGGCGCCCTGTCCGCAGCGTTCGCAGCGGCGCTCGGTGTGATGGTCGCCAAACTTGCGAGAGCCCGCTCAGTTGAAAACCGATTGGCTGAGATTCGAACCAGGCTGCATGAGTTGGTTCAGGCTGACCGAGATGCCTATGCCAAAGTGCTGCAGGCGGTTCGGCTGCCGGCAAAGGATCCCGCTCGTGACCTGCAACGCGCGTCTGGCCTTCTCGGCGCGACGGAGGTCCCGTTGGAAATCGTGAAGCTTTCCTGCGAGCTGATCCCGCTTCTGCGAGGGTTGTTCGATCGGGCGAACCATGAAGTGCATCCGGACCTCAAAATGGGGATTGCACTGGCTGATGCAGTGATCGACGGCTGTCTCGCGATGGTGCAAGAGAATATGAAAGATCAACCAAATCAGAGGCTTATCGGATCGATTCGAACACGATTGGCGGCGGCGGAACAAAAACTTGTAGAAGAAAAAGCGCTGTGCTACACTCCCGCGTCTGACCAATGGTCAAAAAAAATCCTGGATATTCTGAAACTTCGGTGAAGGGGAGTCTAAGGTAGCTGACGATGGAAATTAAGGTCTTCAATAATAACGTTGAGAAAGCGCTCAAGGTCGCCAAGAAAAAGTTGGCAGGTGAAGGACTGTTCCGCGAACTTAAGCGACGCCGGTATTACGAAAAGCCCAGCGTTCGCCGGAAAGCCAAGGAGCGGGAAGCTCAACGTCGTCGGCAGAAGTGGTTGGCGAAGCGTCGGTCGGACTAGTCTCCCCACTCTTCTCTTCCGTCACACATCGGGTCCATTCCCGCACAGTTTCCTGTCGGCAGGTTCATGGAACCGGGCGAGATT
This portion of the Nitrospiraceae bacterium genome encodes:
- the ftcD gene encoding glutamate formimidoyltransferase, with the protein product MNQVVECVPNFSEGRNEETLRLLIAAVRSVAGVALLDQTMDPDHNRSVLTFAGRPYAVAEAAFQAARVASEMIDLRSHQGEHPRVGAVDVIPFIPIRGVSMQDCVQLSQMVAQRIGNELKIPVFLYEQAASRPERTNLEWIRKGGLRALADRMAGDPAWTPDFGPKRPHETAGATVVGARPPLIAFNVNLRSRDLATAKAIAKTVRQSGGGLKCVKAIGINLESRGLVQVSMNLTNFEDTSLSAALAAVRREAELRGIEVAGTEFVGLVPQQALLDVVQQALLVERFDGTQILEMRLEANESREAVGRLTAPAPIPAQTKEKPAVGKTSVPEGAGVEGQTLTGGSVGALSAAFAAALGVMVAKLARARSVENRLAEIRTRLHELVQADRDAYAKVLQAVRLPAKDPARDLQRASGLLGATEVPLEIVKLSCELIPLLRGLFDRANHEVHPDLKMGIALADAVIDGCLAMVQENMKDQPNQRLIGSIRTRLAAAEQKLVEEKALCYTPASDQWSKKILDILKLR
- the rpsU gene encoding 30S ribosomal protein S21, which translates into the protein MEIKVFNNNVEKALKVAKKKLAGEGLFRELKRRRYYEKPSVRRKAKEREAQRRRQKWLAKRRSD